The Anomaloglossus baeobatrachus isolate aAnoBae1 chromosome 10, aAnoBae1.hap1, whole genome shotgun sequence genome has a segment encoding these proteins:
- the FIBP gene encoding acidic fibroblast growth factor intracellular-binding protein → MANELDVFVGNTTLIDEEVYQLWLDGYSVSDAVNMRLKSGILDQTGAGADVLESDTMDHYRTFQMIERLLHYPPKLVQQLLFQIPPYKQSMLIERYYAFDEAFVREVLGKKLSKGTKKDLDDISAKTGVTLKSCRRQFDNFKRVFKVVEEMRGALIENIQQNFLLSDRLARDYAAIVFFANSRFETGKRKLQYLTFEDFATCAEHLIQNWTLGAVDVADDMDMDLDKEFLQDLKDLKILITDKDLLDQHKSLVCTSLRGKIAVFHEMEANFKTLSRALVNIGTSLTHNKDLRDFFIDLVEKFIEPCKASGWLSSDVQLFLTQYTASARALDAFKQQALWERYMVTLRNCLLKMYHN, encoded by the exons ATGGCCAATGAACTGGACGTGTTTGTTGGAAACACGACGCTGATCGATGAGGAGGTGTATCAGCTCTGGCTGGATGGATATTCAG TGAGCGATGCGGTGAATATGCGTCTGAAGAGCGGGATTTTGGATCAGACCGGTGCTGGTGCTGACGTCCTGGAGAGTGACACCATGGACCATTACAGAACATTTCAGATGATCGAAAGGCTTCTCCATTATCCACCCAAGCTGGTGCAGCAGTTACTTTTTCAGATCCCACCTTACAAGCAAAGCATGCTGATTGAGAG GTACTATGCTTTTGATGAAGCTTTTGTCCGGGAAGTTCTTGGAAAGAAACTTTCTAAAGGAACTAAGAAAGATCTGGATGACATAAGTGCGAAGACAGGTGTGACCCTGAAGAGCTGCAGGAGACAG TTTGACAATTTTAAGCGGGTTTTTAAGGTGGTAGAAGAAATGCGAGGCGCTCTGATTGAAAACATCCAGCAGAATTTCCTTTTGTCAGACAGACTCGCCAG AGATTACGCTGCAATAGTCTTCTTTGCAAACAGTCGCTTTGAAACGGGCAAGAGAAAGCTCCAGTACCTGACATTTGAGGATTTTGCAACTTGTGCAGAGCATCTAATTCAGAACTGGACATTGGGGGCAGTGG ATGTAGCAGACGACATGGACATGGATTTGGATAAAGAATTTTTACAAGATCTGAAGGACCTGAAAATTCTGATAACAGATAAAGACCTTCTGGACCAACATAAGAG TTTGGTTTGTACATCACTTAGAGGAAAAATCGCAGTGTTCCACGAGATGGAAGCAAATTTTAAG ACGCTCTCTAGGGCCTTGGTGAACATTGGCACAAGCCTCACCCATAACAAAGACTTGAGAGATTTCTTCATCGATCTTGTGGAAAAG tTTATAGAACCTTGTAAAGCTTCTGGCTGGTTGTCTTCGGACGTTCAACTGTTCCTCACTCAGTATACAGCATCTGCTCGTGCTCTCGATGCCTTCAA